In Feifania hominis, the following are encoded in one genomic region:
- a CDS encoding GtrA family protein, which yields MCQKREFKLFGKTVSAEFLRQFVRYLIIGVSAVVVEYLLFLGMLTFLKGVTINLGFAAFDGEFLANSIAMILGAVYSFLLNRFWSFQSKAPVGMQMVKYAILFVFNLFASNFLLYCLSGLLVHLPVELAKVPVMGIIALWNFFMYRVFVYR from the coding sequence ATGTGTCAAAAAAGAGAGTTCAAGCTCTTTGGAAAGACCGTCAGCGCTGAATTTCTACGTCAATTTGTGCGCTATCTCATCATCGGTGTCTCGGCGGTTGTTGTGGAATATCTGCTCTTTCTCGGGATGCTCACCTTTTTAAAGGGTGTCACGATCAACCTGGGCTTTGCAGCGTTTGACGGGGAGTTTCTGGCCAATTCCATCGCCATGATTCTCGGCGCAGTCTACTCCTTTCTGCTCAACCGGTTCTGGTCGTTTCAGTCCAAAGCGCCAGTCGGAATGCAGATGGTCAAGTATGCCATTCTCTTTGTGTTCAATCTCTTCGCCTCCAACTTTCTGCTCTACTGTCTGAGTGGTCTGCTGGTGCATCTTCCGGTGGAGCTTGCAAAAGTTCCCGTAATGGGTATTATCGCCCTGTGGAACTTTTTCATGTACCGGGTCTTTGTCTACCGCTGA
- a CDS encoding flavin reductase — protein MDIQTFFKMTYGLYVVGSVHEGRVNAQIADAIMQISNDPVTIAVSLNRENLTNEFVKKSKKISVNILPEDLDMSVVNHFGMQSGRAVDKFATVDYETGVTGAPILKDNSLGYFEGEVIDVIDVYTHTIFVVRPVEAKLFSDKAPISYNEYRERKARAIREQKATGGRYKCAICGYIYDEQAEGKKFDELPEDYECPVCHAPKRVFEKI, from the coding sequence ATGGACATTCAAACGTTCTTTAAAATGACTTACGGCCTCTATGTGGTGGGCAGCGTCCACGAGGGTAGAGTCAACGCACAGATTGCGGACGCCATCATGCAGATTTCAAACGACCCTGTCACGATTGCCGTGAGCCTGAACCGGGAAAATCTCACCAACGAATTTGTCAAGAAATCGAAGAAGATCTCGGTCAACATCCTGCCGGAGGATCTCGACATGTCGGTGGTGAACCACTTTGGCATGCAGTCGGGCAGAGCGGTGGATAAGTTTGCGACGGTGGACTATGAGACCGGTGTGACCGGCGCCCCGATTTTGAAAGACAACAGTCTCGGCTACTTTGAGGGCGAAGTCATTGACGTGATCGACGTCTACACCCACACCATCTTTGTTGTGCGTCCGGTTGAAGCGAAACTGTTCAGCGACAAGGCGCCGATCAGCTACAACGAATACCGCGAGCGCAAGGCCCGTGCCATCCGCGAGCAGAAAGCGACCGGCGGCCGCTACAAATGCGCCATTTGCGGCTACATCTATGACGAGCAGGCCGAGGGCAAAAAATTTGACGAGCTGCCCGAAGACTACGAGTGCCCCGTCTGCCATGCGCCGAAGAGAGTCTTTGAGAAGATCTGA
- a CDS encoding diaminopimelate dehydrogenase, which translates to MQKIRVGIVGYGNIGRGVEAAISAAEDMELVAVFTRRDPKSVTTRSGAKLVHMDEIASYRGAVDVMVLCGGSATDLPVQGPQIAALFNTVDSFDTHAKIPEYLQSVDAAARQAGTLSIVSVGWDPGLFSIMRAIGGSVLPDGNDYTFWGRGVSQGHSDAIRRVEGVKNAIQYTVPIEQACERVRAGENPALTTRQKHVRECYVVAQEGADRARIEHDIVTMPNYFADYDTTVHFITEQELHEKHSRMPHGGFVFRTGKTGFTGEENRHVIEYALKLDSNPEFTGSILAAYARAAVRLSREGVSGGKTVFDIPLTALSPLGRDELIKNLL; encoded by the coding sequence ATGCAGAAAATCAGAGTTGGTATTGTGGGCTACGGCAACATTGGCCGCGGCGTGGAGGCGGCCATCTCGGCGGCCGAGGATATGGAGCTGGTCGCCGTTTTCACCCGGCGCGACCCGAAGAGCGTGACAACCCGCAGCGGCGCAAAGCTGGTGCACATGGATGAGATTGCCTCCTATCGCGGCGCCGTCGACGTGATGGTGCTCTGCGGCGGTTCGGCGACCGATCTGCCGGTGCAGGGGCCGCAGATCGCGGCGCTGTTCAACACGGTCGACAGCTTCGATACCCACGCGAAGATCCCGGAATATCTGCAGTCGGTCGATGCGGCTGCAAGACAGGCGGGCACGCTGAGCATTGTCTCCGTCGGCTGGGATCCGGGCCTGTTCTCCATCATGCGGGCTATCGGCGGCAGTGTTCTGCCTGACGGCAACGACTACACGTTCTGGGGCCGCGGCGTCAGCCAGGGCCACTCGGATGCCATCCGCCGCGTCGAGGGGGTCAAAAATGCCATCCAGTATACCGTACCGATCGAGCAGGCCTGCGAACGGGTGCGCGCGGGGGAGAATCCCGCGCTGACCACGCGTCAAAAGCATGTACGCGAGTGCTATGTGGTCGCGCAGGAGGGCGCCGACCGGGCGCGCATTGAGCACGATATTGTCACCATGCCGAACTACTTTGCCGACTATGACACAACCGTGCACTTCATCACCGAGCAGGAGCTGCACGAGAAACACAGCCGTATGCCGCACGGCGGCTTTGTGTTCCGCACCGGCAAAACCGGCTTCACCGGCGAGGAGAACCGCCATGTGATTGAGTACGCGCTCAAGCTCGACTCGAATCCGGAGTTTACGGGCAGCATTCTCGCGGCCTATGCGCGCGCGGCAGTGCGTCTCTCTCGCGAGGGCGTCAGCGGGGGAAAGACCGTGTTCGACATTCCGCTCACAGCGCTGTCGCCTCTCGGACGCGATGAACTGATCAAAAATCTGTTATAA
- a CDS encoding tRNA(Met) cytidine acetate ligase has protein sequence MKTAAVIAEYNPFHSGHAHQLRATRERGATHIICVMSGNFVQRGECAVFDKWTRAEAALAGGADLVLELPTPVATASAEQFAAGAVELIQACGCVDFLCFGSEAGELSLLEEIAGALLEPSFHPDMRELLKTGVSYPAAREIWLSRRLGEAAADAIRQPNNILAVEYLKALRKQRSPIVPITVLRRGAGYHDHAATAVYASAAGIRAGLLGGDRSMLDTFTPAECLIPYEQALREGRAPASLRPLESAILTRLRTLSLDEFAALPDVSEGLQNRLYESARAACSLEEFYRLAHARRYPDARLRRIVLAALLGTPCGPFSPPYLKPLAANGRGVELLGRIRREGTLPLAAKPADIPSLGPAAAELFAFENRATDLYHLCTPRPRPCAMEYRFSPIIKQ, from the coding sequence ATGAAGACAGCCGCCGTCATTGCCGAGTACAATCCATTTCACAGCGGACACGCCCACCAGCTCAGGGCGACCCGCGAGCGGGGCGCGACCCATATTATCTGTGTCATGTCCGGCAACTTCGTGCAGCGCGGCGAGTGTGCCGTGTTCGACAAGTGGACGCGTGCCGAGGCCGCACTGGCGGGCGGCGCCGATCTGGTCCTCGAGCTGCCGACGCCGGTTGCCACCGCCTCGGCGGAACAATTCGCCGCGGGTGCCGTCGAACTCATACAGGCCTGCGGCTGCGTCGATTTCCTCTGTTTTGGCAGCGAAGCCGGAGAGCTCTCACTGCTCGAGGAAATTGCCGGCGCCCTGCTGGAGCCCTCCTTTCACCCCGACATGCGCGAGCTGCTCAAAACCGGTGTCTCCTACCCCGCGGCCCGGGAAATCTGGCTCTCCCGCCGGCTCGGCGAAGCCGCGGCGGACGCCATCCGACAGCCAAACAACATCCTCGCAGTCGAGTATCTCAAGGCTCTGCGTAAGCAGCGCTCGCCGATTGTCCCCATCACGGTGCTGCGCCGGGGTGCCGGCTACCATGACCACGCCGCAACAGCGGTGTACGCATCGGCCGCCGGAATTCGCGCGGGCCTTCTCGGCGGCGACCGCTCCATGCTCGACACTTTCACCCCTGCCGAGTGTCTTATCCCCTATGAGCAGGCTCTGCGCGAGGGCCGCGCACCGGCCTCTCTCAGGCCGCTGGAGTCCGCCATTCTCACGCGGCTTCGCACACTCTCTCTGGACGAATTCGCCGCTCTGCCCGACGTCAGCGAGGGGCTGCAAAACCGGCTGTACGAGAGCGCCCGGGCCGCCTGCTCCCTCGAGGAATTCTACCGGCTCGCCCACGCGCGGCGCTATCCCGACGCCAGGCTGCGGCGTATCGTGCTCGCAGCGCTGCTCGGTACGCCCTGCGGACCTTTTTCCCCGCCCTATCTCAAGCCCCTTGCGGCCAATGGGCGCGGTGTGGAACTTCTCGGGCGCATCCGCCGCGAGGGCACGCTTCCCCTGGCGGCAAAACCCGCCGACATCCCCTCGCTCGGGCCCGCTGCGGCCGAGCTCTTCGCCTTTGAAAACCGGGCCACTGACCTCTACCATCTCTGCACACCGAGGCCGCGCCCCTGCGCAATGGAGTACCGTTTCTCCCCCATTATCAAACAGTGA
- a CDS encoding acetate/propionate family kinase translates to MKILVINAGSSSLKYQLIDMDSSEVMAKGLCERIGIDGKFSQTAGDREIKMDVAMPSHAEAIAQVISAITDSENGCIADLSEITAVGHRVLHGAETFKESVLVTPETMAGMEELVPFGPLHMPGNLMGIRACEKAMPGVPQVAVFDTSFHQTMDPVAFMYALPYKYYEENHIRKYGFHGTSHKYITRRTAEMLGKSSGEVNLISCHLGNGSSICAVQNGKCVDTTMGFTPLEGLIMGTRSGNLDPAAIFEIMERENLTPAQANDLLNKKSGFLGLSGVSSDMRDIDAAIAEGNTRAKLARDMLVYQVKKYIGSYLAVLGRVDAITFTAGVGENGIELRRDIVSGLEHLGIELDEKRNDTRRCEALISKDSSKVKLFVIPTNEELMIARDTREIVEAL, encoded by the coding sequence ATGAAAATTCTGGTAATCAACGCGGGAAGTTCATCGCTGAAGTATCAGCTCATCGACATGGACTCCTCCGAGGTCATGGCAAAGGGTCTCTGCGAGCGAATCGGCATCGACGGCAAGTTCAGCCAGACAGCCGGCGACCGGGAGATCAAAATGGATGTCGCCATGCCCTCGCACGCCGAGGCGATCGCGCAGGTCATCTCTGCCATCACGGACAGTGAGAACGGTTGCATCGCCGACCTGTCGGAGATCACGGCGGTTGGACACCGTGTGCTCCACGGCGCCGAGACATTTAAGGAGTCGGTTCTCGTCACGCCGGAGACGATGGCCGGCATGGAGGAACTCGTGCCCTTCGGCCCGCTGCACATGCCTGGAAATCTCATGGGCATCCGCGCCTGCGAAAAGGCCATGCCGGGCGTGCCTCAGGTTGCGGTCTTTGACACCAGTTTCCACCAGACCATGGATCCGGTCGCGTTCATGTATGCGCTGCCCTATAAATATTACGAAGAGAATCACATTCGCAAGTACGGCTTCCACGGCACATCGCACAAGTACATCACCCGCCGCACGGCGGAGATGCTCGGCAAGAGCAGCGGCGAGGTCAATCTGATCTCCTGCCACCTCGGCAACGGCTCCTCCATCTGCGCGGTGCAAAACGGCAAGTGCGTTGACACCACCATGGGCTTTACTCCTCTTGAGGGCCTGATTATGGGCACCCGCTCGGGCAACCTTGATCCGGCGGCCATCTTTGAGATCATGGAGCGGGAGAATTTGACACCTGCACAGGCGAACGATCTGCTCAACAAGAAGTCGGGCTTTCTGGGACTCTCGGGTGTGTCGAGCGACATGCGCGACATCGACGCTGCGATCGCTGAGGGCAACACCCGCGCCAAGCTCGCGCGCGACATGCTGGTCTACCAGGTCAAAAAGTACATCGGCTCCTACCTCGCAGTGCTCGGACGGGTGGACGCCATCACATTTACCGCGGGCGTCGGCGAAAACGGCATTGAGCTTCGCCGAGATATTGTCAGCGGCCTTGAGCATCTGGGCATCGAGCTCGATGAGAAGCGCAACGACACCCGTCGGTGCGAGGCGCTCATCTCGAAAGATTCCTCGAAAGTCAAGCTGTTTGTCATTCCCACCAACGAGGAATTGATGATCGCGCGCGATACAAGAGAGATCGTCGAGGCTCTGTAA
- a CDS encoding ribulokinase — translation MGENKYALGVDYGTKSGRALLMNVRTGEEVAEAVLEYPHGVIDERLPDSEVTLDIDWALQHPADHLEVLRVCVPKVLKDSGVAAQDVIGIGIDFTSCSMLPVDRDNTPLCFLPEYRENPHAYMKLWKHHAAQPEADEINRIGREMGEPFLDFYGGKLSAEWMLAKSLQIADEAPEIYDAADLFMEAGDFMVATLTGKRTWSNYSAGFKTAWNKRLGFPSKAFFKRLNPRVENLIEDKFQPDNICPVGSRAGLLNAEWAGCLGLCEGTPVAVAIADAPASMPTVGAVEAGLLMIIMGTSSCHMVLSESEQKVPGICGVVEDALIPGYFGYEAGQPATGDLLDWFVSNCVPEDYERQARERGINIHTLLTEKAQALRPGESGLIALDWLNGNRTKLIDSDLTGLILGLTLLTKPEEIYRALIEATAFGTKIIVDNFEKNGVPIREIRACGGIARKNEMMMQIYADVTGREIKVSTSKQSSACGAAMYGAVAAGSALGGYDSIQQASRALCKLSPKGYHPNPENSRVYERIFAEYQLLHDYFGTGVNDVMKRMKALRQQQRDRA, via the coding sequence ATGGGAGAGAACAAATACGCCCTTGGCGTCGACTATGGAACAAAATCCGGCCGCGCACTGCTGATGAATGTGCGCACGGGCGAGGAGGTCGCCGAGGCGGTGCTCGAATATCCCCACGGCGTGATCGACGAACGTCTGCCCGACAGTGAAGTGACCCTCGACATCGACTGGGCGCTTCAACACCCGGCGGATCATCTCGAGGTGCTGCGGGTCTGCGTGCCGAAAGTCCTTAAGGATTCCGGCGTCGCGGCGCAGGACGTCATCGGCATCGGCATTGATTTCACCTCCTGCTCCATGCTGCCGGTGGACAGAGACAACACGCCGCTGTGCTTTCTGCCGGAGTATCGTGAGAACCCGCACGCCTATATGAAGCTCTGGAAACACCACGCCGCGCAGCCCGAGGCCGACGAGATCAACCGCATTGGCCGGGAGATGGGCGAGCCGTTTCTCGACTTTTACGGCGGCAAGCTCTCGGCGGAGTGGATGCTCGCGAAATCCCTGCAGATTGCAGACGAGGCCCCCGAGATCTATGACGCCGCCGACCTCTTTATGGAGGCGGGGGACTTCATGGTGGCGACCCTCACGGGCAAGCGCACCTGGAGCAATTACTCCGCGGGCTTTAAAACCGCGTGGAACAAGCGGCTGGGCTTTCCGAGCAAGGCGTTTTTCAAACGCCTCAACCCCAGAGTGGAAAACCTCATCGAAGACAAGTTTCAGCCCGACAACATCTGCCCGGTGGGCTCGCGCGCGGGCCTCTTGAATGCGGAGTGGGCGGGCTGCCTGGGGCTGTGTGAGGGCACGCCGGTCGCAGTTGCCATCGCGGACGCGCCGGCCTCCATGCCGACGGTCGGCGCAGTCGAGGCGGGGCTTCTGATGATCATCATGGGCACCTCGAGCTGCCATATGGTGCTAAGCGAGAGCGAGCAGAAAGTGCCGGGCATCTGCGGCGTTGTCGAAGACGCGCTCATCCCGGGCTACTTCGGCTATGAGGCAGGCCAGCCGGCGACAGGTGATCTGCTCGACTGGTTTGTGTCGAACTGTGTGCCCGAGGACTATGAGCGACAGGCGCGTGAGCGCGGGATCAACATCCACACGCTGCTCACGGAAAAGGCACAGGCGCTGCGCCCGGGTGAGAGCGGCCTGATCGCGCTCGACTGGCTAAACGGCAACCGCACAAAGCTGATCGACTCGGATTTGACCGGCCTCATTCTGGGGCTTACGCTTCTGACGAAGCCGGAGGAGATCTATCGCGCGCTGATTGAGGCCACCGCGTTCGGCACCAAAATCATTGTCGACAACTTTGAGAAGAACGGCGTGCCGATTCGTGAGATTCGGGCCTGCGGCGGCATCGCGAGAAAAAATGAGATGATGATGCAGATCTATGCCGACGTCACGGGGCGGGAGATCAAGGTCTCGACCTCCAAACAGTCCTCGGCCTGCGGCGCGGCCATGTACGGCGCCGTCGCGGCGGGGAGCGCGCTCGGCGGCTACGACAGCATCCAGCAGGCCTCGCGCGCACTGTGCAAACTCTCGCCGAAAGGATACCATCCAAATCCGGAAAACAGCAGAGTCTACGAGAGGATCTTTGCAGAGTATCAGCTGCTTCACGACTATTTCGGCACCGGCGTCAACGATGTGATGAAGCGCATGAAAGCGCTGCGTCAGCAGCAGCGCGACCGCGCTTGA
- a CDS encoding KpsF/GutQ family sugar-phosphate isomerase — translation MSMTYDQMWQEANRVWDNESRSIAALCERIDRHSFCVALEMVADCVAAGRKIVTFGLGTSACAAEKIAHSFNVVNVPAVMLDGGKAAHGGLGVIERDDVVIAISKGGSSEELVRILPSIKEKGAKLIGVTEKPESALGKLSDVIVSATVEQEACPLGMLATSSTLAVIAAFDAMAIAMEQYPQFSKEAFLCNHPNGAVGHLLMEQLGK, via the coding sequence ATGAGTATGACCTACGATCAGATGTGGCAGGAGGCCAACCGGGTCTGGGACAATGAGAGCCGCAGCATTGCGGCGCTCTGCGAACGCATTGACCGCCACAGTTTCTGTGTGGCCCTTGAAATGGTGGCCGACTGTGTGGCGGCCGGACGAAAAATTGTCACCTTTGGCCTCGGCACCTCGGCCTGTGCGGCGGAGAAAATCGCCCACTCGTTCAACGTGGTCAATGTGCCGGCAGTTATGCTCGACGGGGGAAAAGCGGCCCACGGCGGACTCGGCGTCATTGAGAGAGACGACGTGGTAATCGCCATTTCAAAGGGCGGTTCCTCCGAGGAGCTCGTGCGGATTCTGCCGTCGATCAAGGAGAAAGGCGCAAAGCTCATCGGGGTGACGGAAAAGCCGGAGTCGGCGCTCGGAAAGCTCTCTGACGTCATTGTGTCGGCCACGGTGGAACAGGAGGCCTGCCCGCTCGGAATGCTTGCAACTTCAAGTACGCTCGCAGTCATTGCAGCCTTTGACGCCATGGCGATTGCCATGGAGCAGTATCCGCAGTTTTCCAAAGAGGCGTTTCTGTGCAATCACCCGAACGGCGCAGTGGGACATCTGCTGATGGAGCAGCTTGGAAAATAG
- a CDS encoding prenyltransferase/squalene oxidase repeat-containing protein — protein sequence MKKRTTALFCVVILIVAALSGCASKKGVLDFYKQNPPDHWWEIAAITASGGEVDHDAALTIIRKIKLDEGVSNLVGAAYALEAIGEDPHTALGVDLPQEIANAQQADGGFGYLNETVYAVLALEHFSQSYNRTAALDAILEKQLDSGAFCFSPEWGESVDVTGMALSALSLYDDDRARQAVEEAVAYLDEVQLEDGGFAEMGLENATTLATVITGLQDCGVDLSEKRWNKIVDELISYQLEDGGFKNEPQDKQANRMTTYQALTALDAVTAEKSFFVRGAVPAEQNEKK from the coding sequence ATGAAAAAGAGAACAACAGCACTTTTTTGCGTGGTGATACTGATTGTGGCGGCCCTTTCCGGCTGTGCGAGTAAGAAAGGGGTGCTCGACTTCTATAAGCAGAATCCTCCCGACCACTGGTGGGAGATCGCGGCAATCACCGCGTCCGGCGGCGAGGTGGACCATGACGCCGCTTTGACGATCATTCGGAAAATCAAACTCGATGAGGGCGTTTCAAACCTTGTCGGCGCCGCTTACGCGCTCGAGGCCATCGGAGAAGACCCCCATACAGCCCTCGGCGTCGATCTGCCGCAGGAAATTGCGAATGCCCAGCAGGCGGACGGCGGCTTTGGCTACCTCAACGAGACTGTGTACGCGGTGCTTGCGCTCGAGCACTTTTCGCAGAGTTACAACCGTACGGCGGCGCTCGACGCCATTCTGGAAAAACAGCTTGACAGCGGCGCTTTCTGCTTTTCGCCCGAGTGGGGGGAGAGCGTCGACGTGACGGGAATGGCCCTGTCTGCTCTCTCGCTTTACGACGACGACCGGGCTCGGCAGGCTGTGGAGGAGGCAGTCGCCTATCTCGACGAAGTGCAGCTCGAAGACGGAGGCTTCGCCGAGATGGGACTCGAAAATGCGACGACGCTCGCGACGGTGATCACCGGGCTTCAGGACTGCGGTGTCGATCTGAGTGAGAAGCGCTGGAACAAAATTGTAGACGAGCTGATTTCGTATCAGCTGGAGGATGGAGGCTTCAAAAACGAGCCGCAGGACAAGCAGGCGAACCGCATGACAACCTATCAGGCGCTCACCGCGCTTGACGCGGTCACGGCGGAAAAGAGCTTTTTTGTACGCGGTGCGGTACCGGCAGAGCAGAATGAGAAGAAGTAG
- a CDS encoding DUF4430 domain-containing protein — MRRSRSFAIFALVILMLFAGCAPKESTAQPGQITLSIEWDDEKFCDGETIDVTGEQTVLDILTAYCDRAGIDYVNSGGYISSLAGLAEKEHGASSGWVYEINGEAVFQSAAKKTVGDGDEIVWRYTGERED; from the coding sequence ATGAGAAGAAGTAGGAGTTTTGCAATTTTCGCCCTTGTCATTTTGATGCTGTTCGCGGGCTGTGCGCCGAAAGAGAGTACCGCGCAGCCCGGGCAGATTACGCTCAGCATCGAGTGGGACGATGAGAAATTCTGTGACGGGGAGACCATTGACGTCACGGGGGAGCAGACGGTGCTCGACATTCTCACAGCCTACTGCGACAGGGCGGGAATCGACTATGTAAACAGCGGCGGCTACATCAGCTCGCTTGCGGGACTTGCGGAAAAGGAGCACGGCGCATCGTCCGGCTGGGTGTATGAGATCAACGGCGAGGCAGTGTTCCAGAGCGCGGCAAAAAAGACGGTGGGTGACGGCGATGAGATCGTCTGGCGCTACACCGGCGAGAGGGAGGACTAA
- a CDS encoding D-2-hydroxyacid dehydrogenase: MKTVVTDGYALNPGDFSWEPLGQIGEYEVYDRTPPELVLERCRDAELIITNKVIFDEARMEALPKLRYIGCASTGYNVVDIEAARRRGILVTNVPAYSTDSVAQHVFALLLEHCMQVGHHSRAVHEGRWVNARDYCFWDFPLHELAGKTIGIIGFGSIGRKVTQIAFAFGMNVIANSRTQRDTPDDPRFRWVDLETLCREADVITIHCPLFPETTGLIDRAHLALMKPSAFLINTSRGPVLNEQDVADALNEGRIAGAGVDVLSTEPPAKDNPLLSARNCFITAHIAWATLEARRRLIDETIENALSFARGVARNSVNGVTL, from the coding sequence ATGAAAACGGTAGTTACTGACGGATATGCTTTAAACCCCGGCGATTTTTCCTGGGAACCGCTCGGTCAGATCGGGGAGTATGAGGTTTACGACCGCACGCCGCCCGAGCTTGTGCTGGAGCGCTGCCGGGACGCAGAGCTCATCATCACAAATAAGGTGATCTTCGACGAGGCGCGCATGGAGGCTCTGCCAAAGCTCCGTTATATCGGCTGTGCCTCAACCGGCTACAATGTCGTCGACATTGAGGCGGCGCGGCGTCGTGGAATTCTGGTCACCAATGTGCCGGCGTACAGCACCGACTCGGTGGCGCAGCATGTGTTCGCGCTGCTGCTCGAACACTGCATGCAGGTTGGGCACCACAGCCGCGCCGTACATGAGGGCCGCTGGGTAAACGCCCGGGACTACTGCTTCTGGGATTTCCCTCTGCATGAGCTCGCGGGCAAGACCATCGGCATCATCGGCTTTGGCTCAATCGGGCGCAAAGTGACGCAGATTGCGTTCGCCTTTGGTATGAACGTCATCGCGAACAGCCGCACGCAGCGCGACACACCTGACGATCCGCGCTTTCGCTGGGTCGATCTCGAGACGCTCTGCCGTGAGGCGGATGTCATCACCATCCACTGCCCGCTGTTTCCCGAGACAACGGGACTGATCGACCGGGCGCATCTCGCCCTCATGAAACCGAGCGCCTTTTTGATCAACACATCGCGCGGCCCCGTGCTCAACGAGCAGGATGTCGCCGACGCCCTGAACGAGGGCCGTATTGCAGGCGCCGGCGTCGATGTGCTCTCGACCGAGCCGCCGGCCAAAGACAACCCGCTGCTGAGTGCGCGCAACTGCTTTATTACGGCACACATCGCCTGGGCAACGCTTGAGGCGCGCCGCAGGCTCATTGACGAGACCATTGAAAACGCGCTGAGCTTCGCCCGAGGCGTCGCGCGCAATTCGGTGAACGGTGTGACGCTGTAA
- a CDS encoding 6-carboxytetrahydropterin synthase produces the protein MRSITTLDLQYAHRFYGFKGEAQYLHGHTGVLTIEVEDSVEPGVNMVFPCNEIQKTAWSVLKNFDHALVLRQDDPLLPAILKVYEEQGIRDGAPNNQMKGPAFKTELATAYPDCRLVVTKETMTVEGMIKIVYDLLKDKLNIAKITFTSGVNAASQEYEPANKIDRCPLCGIALNENGVCPKCGYKKQ, from the coding sequence ATGAGAAGTATCACGACCTTGGACCTGCAATACGCGCACAGATTCTACGGTTTTAAGGGTGAAGCCCAGTATTTACATGGACATACAGGCGTTCTGACCATTGAAGTTGAGGATTCTGTAGAACCCGGTGTCAATATGGTCTTCCCCTGCAACGAGATTCAGAAAACCGCCTGGTCTGTGCTGAAAAATTTTGACCATGCGCTTGTTCTCCGGCAGGACGATCCCCTGCTGCCCGCGATTCTCAAAGTCTACGAGGAGCAGGGCATCCGCGACGGCGCGCCGAACAACCAGATGAAAGGGCCCGCTTTCAAGACAGAGCTCGCCACTGCGTATCCGGACTGTCGACTGGTCGTCACAAAAGAGACCATGACCGTCGAGGGGATGATCAAGATTGTCTACGATCTGCTCAAGGACAAACTGAACATCGCCAAGATCACTTTCACCAGCGGCGTCAACGCGGCCTCTCAGGAGTACGAACCTGCCAACAAGATCGACCGCTGCCCGCTGTGCGGCATTGCGCTCAACGAAAACGGCGTCTGCCCCAAGTGCGGCTACAAGAAGCAGTAA
- a CDS encoding Fur family transcriptional regulator, with protein sequence MTIKRNTIQRTLVLEAVNRLKCHATADEIYEQIVAKHPHISRATVYRNLNQLSDAGEIRKLEVPGGADRFDHRCHDHYHVRCLKCGRVFDVEMAHLDGLEQQITDTHGFEFSGHDLMFRGICPECRK encoded by the coding sequence ATGACAATCAAGCGCAATACCATTCAACGTACTCTGGTTCTGGAGGCAGTAAACAGGCTGAAATGTCACGCAACGGCCGACGAAATCTATGAGCAGATTGTCGCAAAGCATCCCCACATCAGCAGAGCGACCGTTTACCGAAATCTAAATCAACTCTCCGATGCCGGTGAAATTCGAAAGTTGGAGGTACCGGGCGGCGCTGACCGGTTCGACCACCGGTGCCACGACCACTACCACGTCAGATGTCTCAAATGTGGCCGGGTCTTCGATGTGGAGATGGCCCATCTCGACGGATTGGAACAGCAGATTACCGACACCCACGGCTTTGAATTCAGCGGTCACGACCTCATGTTTCGCGGTATCTGCCCGGAATGTAGAAAGTGA
- a CDS encoding DUF378 domain-containing protein gives MQFLDRLALILVVIGALNWGSIGIFGFDVVAWIFGGQLAAISRIIYTIVGLAGIWCISLLFREHSLVEDRIDH, from the coding sequence ATGCAATTTTTGGACAGACTCGCGCTGATTCTCGTCGTCATTGGAGCGCTCAACTGGGGCAGCATCGGGATCTTCGGCTTTGACGTCGTTGCCTGGATTTTCGGCGGACAGCTCGCCGCTATCAGCAGAATCATCTACACCATTGTCGGTCTTGCCGGCATCTGGTGCATCTCTCTGCTCTTTCGCGAGCACTCACTCGTCGAGGACCGAATCGACCACTGA